One Parafrankia irregularis DNA window includes the following coding sequences:
- a CDS encoding glycosyltransferase: protein MSVADRASARPRPRTVLHVFGVMDRAGAELRTVDLMRNLDPDRYRFVFVTLTGRPGALAEEIRSLGGSVHPCRLDLGFPVRFLRLLRALRPDVVHSCVATFSGAILLIARAAGVPLRVAHFHSTGDRHGASLRGRVQRAVMRQLIDWFATDLVAVAEATMTSLWRSDWQRERRCRVLYNGLDPAPFERALVTTSPASPASPVVAAAVASTAAAEWRPTIVHVGRPDPVKNRSAAVDVLIALRRRGVPARLRVVGRQDAHESAQLRRRAELGGVADAFDLPGESFDIPGLMAGADLLLLTSRHEGLPTVVLEACAVGTPVLAPDLPGVVEIGRLLDGVTTVPQGCASEAWAEAAAGMLAAPPTSAQRVQALHAFSSSPFVMDQWRRGMTSLWDQ from the coding sequence ATGAGTGTCGCGGACCGGGCGTCCGCGCGCCCGCGGCCCCGTACGGTCCTGCACGTGTTCGGTGTCATGGACCGGGCCGGTGCCGAACTGCGCACCGTCGACCTGATGCGCAATCTGGACCCGGATCGCTACCGGTTCGTCTTCGTCACCCTCACCGGCCGTCCCGGCGCCCTGGCGGAGGAGATCCGTTCGCTGGGCGGCTCGGTCCACCCCTGTCGCCTCGACCTGGGTTTTCCGGTGCGTTTCCTCCGCCTGCTGCGCGCACTGCGACCCGACGTCGTGCATTCGTGTGTGGCCACCTTCTCCGGGGCGATCCTGCTGATCGCGAGGGCCGCCGGCGTGCCCCTGCGGGTGGCGCACTTTCACAGCACCGGCGACCGCCACGGTGCCAGCCTGCGGGGACGTGTCCAGCGCGCGGTGATGCGGCAGCTGATCGACTGGTTCGCCACCGATCTCGTCGCGGTCGCCGAGGCCACGATGACCAGCCTGTGGCGGTCGGACTGGCAGCGGGAGCGTCGTTGCCGGGTGCTCTACAACGGGTTGGACCCGGCACCGTTCGAGCGCGCGCTCGTCACCACCTCCCCAGCCTCCCCAGCCTCCCCAGTCGTCGCTGCCGCCGTCGCCTCCACGGCGGCGGCCGAATGGCGGCCCACCATCGTGCACGTCGGGCGGCCCGATCCGGTGAAGAACCGGAGCGCCGCGGTTGACGTTCTGATCGCGTTGCGGCGGCGCGGTGTTCCGGCCCGGCTGCGCGTCGTCGGCCGCCAGGACGCACACGAGTCGGCCCAGCTGCGTCGCCGGGCCGAGCTCGGCGGGGTCGCCGACGCCTTCGACCTGCCCGGCGAGTCGTTCGACATCCCCGGCCTGATGGCTGGTGCTGACCTGTTGCTGCTGACCTCACGGCACGAGGGCCTGCCGACCGTCGTCCTCGAGGCCTGCGCCGTGGGCACGCCGGTGCTTGCTCCGGACCTGCCCGGAGTCGTGGAGATCGGCCGCCTGCTCGACGGCGTGACGACGGTGCCGCAAGGTTGCGCCTCCGAGGCCTGGGCCGAGGCCGCGGCCGGCATGCTGGCCGCACCGCCCACATCGGCGCAGCGCGTACAGGCACTTCATGCGTTCTCCTCCTCCCCGTTCGTGATGGACCAGTGGCGGCGCGGCATGACCAGCCTGTGGGATCAGTGA